In one Paracoccus everestensis genomic region, the following are encoded:
- a CDS encoding transposase, producing MKASKFTEAQKAFILKQGEEGTPVAEICRRAWIREVASFT from the coding sequence ATGAAGGCATCGAAGTTCACCGAGGCGCAGAAGGCGTTCATCCTGAAACAAGGCGAGGAAGGCACGCCGGTTGCGGAGATCTGCCGCAGGGCGTGGATCCGCGAGGTGGCCTCTTTCACCTGA
- a CDS encoding MurR/RpiR family transcriptional regulator gives MTIEQRMRASLTSLTRAERQAATHILSHFPMSALGSITMLASAAEVSAPTIVRLVQKLGFKGYAEYQAALRAEVGRLLAAPLALPDHEPRRHPMQSFAAQAITNIQATLDQIATQEFDAAAALLADPARHVAIMGGRLTHAHADYMATLLRVIRPGVTYVSDHLTDWQQAFLDLRADDVVVIFDIRRYEANAVHMAELAARQGARIVLITDHWLSPAAGHAHHTLPCRIDMPAAWDSTVTILMLVEALLGRVQGHCADQVQDRLNRLEDVFAKTRIFRAPKLGR, from the coding sequence ATGACCATCGAACAGCGGATGCGCGCCAGCCTGACCTCGCTGACCCGCGCCGAACGACAGGCCGCGACCCATATCTTGTCGCATTTTCCCATGTCGGCCCTTGGATCCATCACCATGCTGGCAAGCGCGGCCGAGGTGTCGGCCCCCACCATCGTGCGTCTGGTGCAAAAGCTGGGCTTCAAGGGCTATGCCGAATACCAGGCCGCCCTGCGCGCCGAGGTCGGACGCCTGCTGGCCGCGCCCCTGGCCCTGCCGGACCACGAACCGCGGCGCCATCCGATGCAGTCCTTTGCGGCGCAGGCCATCACGAACATCCAGGCAACGCTGGATCAGATCGCAACGCAGGAATTCGATGCGGCGGCTGCGCTTCTGGCCGATCCCGCCCGCCATGTCGCCATCATGGGGGGGCGGCTGACCCACGCCCATGCCGATTACATGGCAACGCTCCTGCGCGTGATCCGACCGGGTGTCACCTATGTCTCGGACCATCTGACCGACTGGCAGCAGGCGTTTCTAGACCTGCGGGCGGACGACGTGGTGGTGATCTTCGACATCCGGCGATACGAGGCGAACGCCGTTCACATGGCAGAACTGGCGGCCCGCCAAGGAGCCAGGATCGTGCTGATCACCGACCACTGGCTGTCGCCTGCCGCCGGCCACGCCCATCACACCTTGCCTTGCCGCATCGACATGCCGGCGGCGTGGGATTCAACGGTAACCATTCTAATGCTGGTCGAGGCCCTGCTGGGCCGGGTCCAGGGCCATTGCGCCGATCAGGTGCAGGACCGCCTGAACCGGCTGGAAGATGTTTTTGCAAAGACCCGCATCTTCCGGGCGCCGAAACTGGGACGCTGA